In a genomic window of Poecilia reticulata strain Guanapo linkage group LG22, Guppy_female_1.0+MT, whole genome shotgun sequence:
- the slc35f4 gene encoding solute carrier family 35 member F4 isoform X4 translates to MGLWPDVTHGEDGSESRPETPGSDTSIESQSYQTCGNTALKVLGGLLMVLCVSSSWVGTTQVVKLTFQSFSCPFFISWFSSNWNIFFFPIYYSGHVFTTGEKQTPIQKFRECSKLFGEDGMTLKLFVKRTAPFSILWTLTNYLYLLALKKLTATDVSALYCCHKAFVFLLSWIVLKDRFMGVRIVAAIMAITGIVMMAYADGFHGDSFVGVALAVGSASTSALYKVLFKMFLGSANLGEVAHFISTMGFFNLIFISCVPLILYFTRVEHLGSLSSLPWGYLFGLAGLWLVFNILVHVGVVLTYPILISIGTLLSVPGNAAVDVLKHEVIFSVVRLAATCIICLGFLLLLLPEEWDSVTLRFLANIADKKSEEHGEELTESSGQTRSRSRANGTVSIPLA, encoded by the exons GAGAGGATGGTTCAGAGTCTCGACCAGAGACCCCAGGCAGCGACACCAGCATAGAGAGTCAGTCCTACCAGACTTGTGGCAACACAGCTCTGAAGGTGCTGGGTGGTCTTCTGATGGTGCTGTGCGTGTCCTCCTCCTGGGTGGGTACCACTCAGGTGGTGAAGCTGACCTTCCAGTCATTTTCCTGTCCCTTCTTCATCTCCTGGTTCAGCAGCAACTGGAACATCTTCTTCTTCCCCATATACTACTCTGGACATGTTTTTACCACAGGCGAGAAACAGACTCCCATTCAGAAATTTAG GGAGTGCAGTAAACTCTTTGGGGAGGATGGAATGACTCTCAAGCTGTTTGTTAAGAGGACTGCACCCTTCTCCATCCTATGGACACTGACCAACTACCTGTACCTCTTAGCATTGAAGAAACTGACTGCCACTGACGTCTCTGCCCTCTACTGCTGCCACAAAGCCTTTGTCTTTCTCCTCTCATGGATCGTCCTCAAGGACCGGTTCATGGGTGTTCGG ATTGTTGCTGCCATAATGGCCATCACAGGAATAGTCATGATGGCTTATGCAGATGGTTTTCATGGTGATTCATTTGTGGGTGTGGCCCTGGCTGTGGGCTCTGCCTCAACTTCAGCTCTCTATAAG GTTCTGTTTAAGATGTTCCTTGGCAGCGCTAACCTTGGAGAGGttgctcattttatttcaacaatggGCTTCTTCAACCTTATTTTCATCTCCTGCGTTCCCCTCATCCTCTACTTCACCAGGGTGGAGCACCTGGGCTCCTTGTCTTCACTACCTTGGGGTTACCTGTTTGGACTGGCAGGACTGTGGCTGG TCTTTAATATTCTGGTCCATGTCGGCGTGGTGCTGACTTACCCCATCCTCATCTCTATAGGGACACTGCTCAGTGTGCCTGGAAATGCAG ctgtagatgttttgaaacaTGAGGTGATCTTCAGCGTGGTGCGGCTGGCTGCCACCTGCATCATCTGCCTGGGgtttctgctcctgctgctgccagaGGAGTGGGACTCAGTCACCCTTCGATTCCTCGCCAACATTGCTGACAAGAAGTCCGAGGAACATGGAGAGGAACTGACAGAGTCCAGTGGCCAGACTCGAAGTCGGAGTCGAGCAAACGGCACCGTCTCCATTCCCTTGGCATGA
- the slc35f4 gene encoding solute carrier family 35 member F4 isoform X3: MKKHSARVAPLSSYSTQVLTCPNSEGEDGSESRPETPGSDTSIESQSYQTCGNTALKVLGGLLMVLCVSSSWVGTTQVVKLTFQSFSCPFFISWFSSNWNIFFFPIYYSGHVFTTGEKQTPIQKFRECSKLFGEDGMTLKLFVKRTAPFSILWTLTNYLYLLALKKLTATDVSALYCCHKAFVFLLSWIVLKDRFMGVRIVAAIMAITGIVMMAYADGFHGDSFVGVALAVGSASTSALYKVLFKMFLGSANLGEVAHFISTMGFFNLIFISCVPLILYFTRVEHLGSLSSLPWGYLFGLAGLWLVFNILVHVGVVLTYPILISIGTLLSVPGNAAVDVLKHEVIFSVVRLAATCIICLGFLLLLLPEEWDSVTLRFLANIADKKSEEHGEELTESSGQTRSRSRANGTVSIPLA; encoded by the exons ATGAAGAAGCACTCGGCCCGAGTGGCTCCTCTCAGCTCATACAGCACACAGGTCCTGACCTGCCCCAACTCTGAAG GAGAGGATGGTTCAGAGTCTCGACCAGAGACCCCAGGCAGCGACACCAGCATAGAGAGTCAGTCCTACCAGACTTGTGGCAACACAGCTCTGAAGGTGCTGGGTGGTCTTCTGATGGTGCTGTGCGTGTCCTCCTCCTGGGTGGGTACCACTCAGGTGGTGAAGCTGACCTTCCAGTCATTTTCCTGTCCCTTCTTCATCTCCTGGTTCAGCAGCAACTGGAACATCTTCTTCTTCCCCATATACTACTCTGGACATGTTTTTACCACAGGCGAGAAACAGACTCCCATTCAGAAATTTAG GGAGTGCAGTAAACTCTTTGGGGAGGATGGAATGACTCTCAAGCTGTTTGTTAAGAGGACTGCACCCTTCTCCATCCTATGGACACTGACCAACTACCTGTACCTCTTAGCATTGAAGAAACTGACTGCCACTGACGTCTCTGCCCTCTACTGCTGCCACAAAGCCTTTGTCTTTCTCCTCTCATGGATCGTCCTCAAGGACCGGTTCATGGGTGTTCGG ATTGTTGCTGCCATAATGGCCATCACAGGAATAGTCATGATGGCTTATGCAGATGGTTTTCATGGTGATTCATTTGTGGGTGTGGCCCTGGCTGTGGGCTCTGCCTCAACTTCAGCTCTCTATAAG GTTCTGTTTAAGATGTTCCTTGGCAGCGCTAACCTTGGAGAGGttgctcattttatttcaacaatggGCTTCTTCAACCTTATTTTCATCTCCTGCGTTCCCCTCATCCTCTACTTCACCAGGGTGGAGCACCTGGGCTCCTTGTCTTCACTACCTTGGGGTTACCTGTTTGGACTGGCAGGACTGTGGCTGG TCTTTAATATTCTGGTCCATGTCGGCGTGGTGCTGACTTACCCCATCCTCATCTCTATAGGGACACTGCTCAGTGTGCCTGGAAATGCAG ctgtagatgttttgaaacaTGAGGTGATCTTCAGCGTGGTGCGGCTGGCTGCCACCTGCATCATCTGCCTGGGgtttctgctcctgctgctgccagaGGAGTGGGACTCAGTCACCCTTCGATTCCTCGCCAACATTGCTGACAAGAAGTCCGAGGAACATGGAGAGGAACTGACAGAGTCCAGTGGCCAGACTCGAAGTCGGAGTCGAGCAAACGGCACCGTCTCCATTCCCTTGGCATGA